The Nocardioides sp. S-1144 genome includes a region encoding these proteins:
- a CDS encoding GNAT family N-acetyltransferase → MTTTPPAALDVVRNDDESRYEIRDGDTLLGFAAYQETPELVVFTHTEVFPGSEGRGVGGQLVGGALDDVRTRELRVLPVCPFVQAYLQRHPEHADLDYRAPRSTATD, encoded by the coding sequence GTGACCACGACGCCACCCGCCGCCCTCGACGTCGTCCGCAACGACGACGAGTCCCGCTACGAGATCCGGGACGGTGACACCCTCCTCGGTTTCGCCGCCTACCAGGAGACCCCCGAGCTGGTGGTCTTCACCCACACCGAGGTGTTCCCGGGCTCCGAGGGCAGGGGTGTCGGCGGCCAGCTCGTCGGCGGTGCGCTCGACGACGTCCGGACCCGCGAGCTGCGGGTGCTGCCGGTCTGCCCGTTCGTCCAGGCCTACCTCCAGCGGCACCCCGAGCACGCCGACCTCGACTACCGCGCACCCCGGTCGACCGCCACGGACTGA